The DNA region CGGCTATGCTGCTGCTCACGGCACTATTGCCTATGTTGGCATTGATCTTTACCAGAAAATTTCGCCCGATGATCATGGGCTCGCTCTCGGGGTGGTTGATGTTGGCCGGTATAATGGCGCGGCCCCTGGCTACCTCCTCGCGTACAAAGTCGGGGGTTATCTCGCGGGGTATGCTGGCCCCGAAGCTTTCGCCCGGGTGCTGGGTGCTGGCCTGTGCCTTGTAGGCCTGCAGGCGCTGGTTTTCGCGGATGGCAATGTACTCCATCTCGGGGGTGATGATGCCCTTGCGCGCATAGTGCATCTGGGTTACGTTCTGGCCTGCCCGGGCCCGTAGTGGGGCATGCAGGTTGGGGAAGCGGATGGCATCCAGCTCCGGCTTGGCCAGGCGCTCCTGGGTGTAGCGGCTGTGCACGTCTACCCCCTCCACGTCGCCCCGCTGGCGTATCCAGCCCTCGCGCAGGCGGTTCAGCCCCTGCTCTATGCGGATGTCGGCCTGTGGGTCGGTATAGGGGCCGCTGGTGTCATACACCGTAATCGGTGCATTCTGGTCGCCCTGCACGGCGCTTAGCTCTATCTGGCGCATGGCTACCTGTATAGGGTGCAGCTGGCCGGGTACATAGATCTTGGTAGACCTGGGGAAAGGGGTGCGGGTAATGACCTCGGTATGCGGTAGCGCTTGCGCCTCTTGTAGTCTGGACATAGTACGGGTAGGGTTGGGGGTAAAAGCCTGAAGATACACGCCCATACATCTATCGGGCGGGTTTGAGTTCAAAATTAGCAAATACACACGACTTTTTGCCCGATCAGGGGGCTTGCTGTGGGCATGGCCCGGCCCGTTCTGGGTGCCAGAGCTGTAAAATAAAGCGTAAATTTGCCGCTTCGTTCTGTACAGTACTGTATCCACAGGTGCCCGGGTGCCACCCCGCCAGGCCGTAGTCGGCCTGGGCAGGTGGTACGAGGGAGAATAGGGAATCCCGTGAAAAGCGGGAGCTGACGCGCAACTGTAAGGGGCTGCCAGCGTACAGGCACACGGCCATTCGGCAGTGCAGCCGGGTTTTACTACTAAAGCCCCTGCCCATACCGGAGAAGGCGTGCCGTACGGGCCCCAAGCCAGGAGACCTGCCTGTGGATGGAGAGACGGCCTGCGCGTATCGGGCGTCCGGTGTTGCTGCTGCGTAGTGGCAGGATGTGGCGGGTGCACCTGCCGTATCCTGCCCCGGTGTCCGTGCAGCAGGCATGCGGGTGGCTATACAGCTGGGGCGTCGCGCTGGATGGGGCGAGCCATTGTTTCACCCAAATCATTTCTTTTATGTTCACTTTTACCCTTGCTTCTCCACGCGCGTACCGATGGAGGGCTCATTTGGTTCCCTTTCTATTTTTGCTCCTGATGCTACCCGCTGGCAGGCTGCATGCACAGCCTGCGGGCCGCCTGTTCATCCTGGCCGAGGGCAATGGCAGCACCCCGGGCGAGGTAGGCCTGGTGCGCTACCCACAGCTGGCGTACCAGAAGCTATTTGAGCTGGAGGCCTATGGCAACGACCTGTATGTAGATACGGCCGATGCGGATACCACCTGGCTGTATGCCGTGGGGGGGATCCCCTTTGGGCAGGCCACACCCGGCAGCGTGTACATCTACAACCTGCGTACAGGCAGCATGGTGGATACGCTGAAGGACGTGGGAGCCCGCCAGCTGGCCTTCTGGGGCCAGTACCTGCTGGTGGCCGGCTATGGCAGCAGCAGGCTGGCTGTTTTCGACCGCGCCAACCACCACCAGCTGGTGTGGGCCCTGGGGGCAGACAAGCTGGGCCCCGAAGCCGAGGATGTGTTCGTGCTGGGCAACTATGCCTATGTGAGCCTGCCCGGCAGCCTGGGCGATAAGGATAGCGTAGCGGTAGTAGACCTACTGGCCCAAGACACCCTGAAGACGCTGACGGTGCCGCACAATCCCCAGAATTTTGCCCTGCTGGCCAATGGCCAGCTGTGGCTGCAGAGCCTGAACTATGCCGGTGAGGGCCTGATCGTTACCCACATAGACACCCTGAGCAAGACCCCGGTGCAGATAGATACCACGAAGATAAGCAGCTATGGAGGCTTTGCGCCCGATGGCAACCGCCTGCTGTTTACTGGCGAGCAGAACTTTAAGAGCCCCTATCTCCTTGGCTACACGCCTGCGTCGGAGCAGGTGGATACGCTGCTGCGCCCCTCCGGCTTTCCGCCACAGCTTGCCAGCCAGAATGTGTATGGGTTTGCCCCCTACTACCCGCCTGCGGCTGCCCCGCCACAGGCAGCTGCCGGTTTCATTCTTTCTTCCACCAATTTTTCCGGCGCAGACACCCTCTTTACCCTGGGCTCGGCCCCTACGCCCGGCCTGGTGGCGGCCCCCACGGGGGTGCGGCGCATGCAGTTTGTAGCCGATGCACCCCCCGGGGTAACCAGCCGCACACGGGCCAGCCACAGCCAGGCCAGCCCCTTCTCTTTCGGGCCAAACCCCACCACGGGTAGCCTGCGCATCTGGCTGCCGCAGGGCACTGCCGTGCAGGTGCACAGCCTGCAGGGGCAGCTGCTGCTGCGCGGCACGGCCCCCGTGCTAGACCTGGCAGCGCTACCTGCAGGCAGCTACCTGCTGCAGGCTGCGGGCTACCAGCCTGCCCGCCTGCTTAAGCAGTAGGGCCGGGTAGGCATCTTCCGGCCAGCCATGGCTTGGGGTGGGGGAATACCTCCACCCCTTTTTGTTTTGGGGTTGTGGGGGCGGAATAGCCTGCTGCCTGATGATGGCCTGTTTCTTCGCCTGGCTGCCCTCCCTGTGTGGGTCGGCAGGGCGGTGCGCTAGTCCATGCTGCGGATTCGGGGGATCAGGTCGAAGGCATCATCCAGGGCGCTGTCTGCCACGTCCAGGGCCTTCTGGGCCCGGTTTATCCAGTCGCGCTCTTCGGGGCTAACGTTGGCCAGGGTTAGGTCCCACTTTATGGGCCGTGTGGTTACAGGCCCCTCATTGGCCACCATGGCCGTCATCAGCATCCAGGCGCAGGCCCGGGCACGGATAGGCGCTTCATGGTCTTTCAGCGCGGCTATGCTGCACGAAAAAAGCCCCGTGTCATCCGAGATGGTCTCTATCTTGTCATACACATCTAGGTCTATCTGCTCCACCATGCGCAGGGTGGCAAGTGCATCCAGCTCGGCCTCCTGCTGCACGCCATCTGCCCAAGAGATGATGCGGCTCAGGGCAAAATAGGCCTCTCTGGGCGTAAGGTTCAGTTGGTCCAGCGGATTCTTCATGTCGGATGAACAAGTTAACGAATTCCGCCTAGGCAGTGTTCTCTCTTTGTATTCTTTTCAGGCTAAAATCTTTTGGGGGCGTAATAATGAAGGGCACTTTTTCTACGGTGGCGGAGCTGCTATCCAGCCCAAAGCTCTGCTCATCTCCCTGCGTGAAGTGCTTCAGGAAGAAATAGCTCTTCATGCCAATGCGCTCAAAGAACGGAAGCTCGTTCTCTGCGCTCAGGAAACGGTCGATGACAATAAACCGAAAATCGCCAGCCTGCTGGTGGTTTCTCAGGCTGGTATATCGGCTCAGGATATCCACCTCTCCGCTTGCAATCATGTTTTCCACCACTTTTCTGTACAGCAGGTTGATGCGCGGCTGCACCCGGAAGCCCAGGGTAAAGTTTACGCGAAACACCTGGCCGGGCACGAGGGTCTCTACCTCAAACTCGCGGGTGTGTGGGTCATCGGTTACGTCTACGTGGATAAACCAGTACGTATCTGCCCGCTTGGGCTGCTTGCGAAAGATGCTGTAGAGGATCTTCCACTCCACCTTGCGGTTGGAGGGTGCCGAGGTGAGGTAGATGAGGTGGGTGCTGTACTTGCTTACACTTTCGTCCTGGCTCAGCTCCTGCAGCATGGGCAGGTATCCAGCCAGGTCTACATAGTCCGTATACCGTGCCTTCAGGATGCGGCCCCGCCGCCATATCAGCATTACCAGCACCAGGGCAATGGCGATGAGCAGGGATACCCAGCCGCCGTCCATAAACTTGTGCGTATTACTTACAAAGAAGATGCCCTCTACCGTAAGGAAGAGAACCATGAGTGGCCCAAGTAGGGCCGCATGGGTGCCCCGCTTGGCCAGGTAGAAGCCCAGCAGCACGGTTGTGATCAGCATGGTGATGGTAATGGCCAGCCCGTATGCGGCCTCCATGTGCTCGCTTTCCCGAAAGTACAGCACAATGCCCAGGCAGCCGATCCACAGCAGCAGGTTAATGCCCGGCAGGTACAGCTGCCCCTTCTGCTCGGTGGGGTAGATAATCTTGCTCTTGGGCCACAGTTCCAGCTGTACGGCCTCGCTGATGAGGGTGAAGCTGCCGCTGATGAGCGCCTGGCTGGCAATGATGGTTGCCAGGGTGGCCAGCAGGATGCCAAAGGGGAGAAACCAGGCTGGCATAAGCTGGAAAAAGGGATTCTGCCCCTCCAGCAGCTGGCCACTGTGGCGCAGCAGCCAGGCACCCTGGCCCAGGTAGTTTACCAGCAGGCATAGCTTCACCAGCACCCAGCTTAGGCGGATGTTTGCCCGGCCGGCATGGCCCAGGTCGCTGTACAGGGCCTCGGCCCCCGTGGTGCAGAGGAAAACAGCCCCCAGCAGCAAAAATCCACCCGGATAGTTGATAAGCAGGTTCCAGGCATACACCGGGTTTACGGCCAGCAGCACCTCCGGTGTTTGTAGCAGGCTGTACAGGCCTAGTACAAACAGGACCAGAAACCACACCAGCATGACCGGCCCAAAGCTTTTGCCAATGGCTGCGGTGCCAAACTGCTGTACGAAAAACAGCAGGCTCAGGATAACGAGTACAATGGGAATGGTATTGATCTCCGGATTCAGGATGCGCAGGCCCTCTACGGCCGAGCTGACGGAGATGCTGGGCGTAATAATGCCGTCGGCTAGCAGGGTGGCCCCGCCAATGATGGCGGGGAAGATTAGCCAGCGCTTTTGCCGCCGGATGAGCGCGTAGAGCGAGAAGATCCCCCCCTCGCCTTTGTTATCGGCCCGCAGGGTGATGATGACGTACTTGACTGTGGTCATCAGCGTCAGGGTCCATATCACACAGCTCAGGCCCCCCAGCACCAGGTCCTGGTTAATCCGCTGGTCGCCCACTATGGCCTTCATTACGTACAGTGGGCTGGTGCCAATGTCGCCATAAATGATGCCTAGTGAGATGAGCAGCCCCCCCAGGGTAATGCGCGAATGGTTATGACTTGCCATAGTGGGGGCAAAGTAAGCAAGAATATATGACCTCCTGAGTATGCTTTTTCACGAAACATTTCGTTTTTTCGTTGCTTCGGTGCGTGTGGTGCTTGCTCCTCTGCGCACATCCTTTACCTTTCATTAAAACCATGTTCGAGTTTTTTGCAGATATCTTTGGCCCGCTGGTAGACATCTATGCGCGCGAGCTGCGCCGGCCGATACCCAACCCCCTGATTTTCGGGGTCCCCTTCTTTGTCCTGTTCATCTTTGTCGAAATCCTGTTTGTGCACAGGCCCAAGCGGGGCTACAGGCTGTACAATATGAAGGACATGCTCGGCAGCATGGGCATGGGGGCGGGTGCCATCTTGGTCGAGAGTTTTACCAGCACTGTCCGGCTCATGCTGTTTGGCTACCTTTTTTTGCTGGCCGACCCCCTGCGTGCCACACTTTTTGGCTACCACACCATAGGGGGGGGGCAGGGCCTGCTAGACCTAAGCTGGGCGCAGTACTGGTGGGTATGGGCACTGGTTATCATTGCCGATGATTTCAACTTCTACTGGCACCACCGTTTTAGCCATACGGTGCGGGTGCTGTGGGCCGCGCACATTGTGCACCACAGCAGCGAGCACTTCAACCTGGGCAGCACCGCCATCCGGAACGGATGGGCCACCATCCTGTACAAGCCACTCTTCTGGCTCTGGATGCCCCTGGTGGGCTTTCACCCCGTGGCCATTATTACCGCCCTGGCCGTAAATGCCATTTACCAGTATTTTTTGCACATCAAGTGGATGCCGAGTTGGGGTTTTGTAGGCCGCTGGATACTAAACTCGCCCTGGCTGCACCAGATACACCACAGCTGTAATGTGGAATATATGGACAAGAACCACAGTGGGATGTTCATCATCTGGGATCGCCTGTTTGGCACCTACAAGGAGCATCTGCCCCGGCTAGAGCCCCGTTTTGGCGTAACGCACCCCCCTGCCAGCTACAACCCGCTGGTTATTTTTGGCCACGAATATGCCCACATCTGGCAGGATGTACGCCGTGCCCCCAGCCTGCATGCCGCCTTTATGTACATCTTTGGCCCCCCGGGCTGGAGCCACGATGGCAGCAGCATGACAGCCAAGCAGCTAAATGAGGCCCTGGAGAACAAAACCCTGCGCCTGAGCGACCTGCCCCCTACGCTACAGGATCATTTTCGCGAGTTCCACCCCGACCTGGCTGCTGCCCAGGCCAGCGAGCCGAACAAACCGTACAAGCACGCTGTGGCAGACCTGACCGCAGCCTAGAGCGGCTGCTGCCGCCACACCCACCTACCCTGCGCCCAGGCACAGCGCACTATGCAGCTGCCTGCGGATAGCTGAATATCGAGGCCTCTGTCATAACTTTAGATGCTCGGGTACGAGGCGAGCAATCCCTTTTTTATGTAAATACCGTGTGCGTTCGTACCCACTTGTGCCAGAAGACCGGAACCCAAACCGGCGTATCCCTGTTTACTTTTCAATATACCCTATGTCCGACAACCTTCACACCCTAAATGAAACAGAAGAAAGCCGCCTGAAGGCAGAGGCAGAACGGGATATGACCCCCGAAGAGCGCGAGCAGAAGGTTAAGAATGACCGCCTGTTCGAGGCCGAGATGATGCCCCACATCAAGAGTCTGTACCACTTCGCCTTCCGCCTGGCAGGCGATGAAGACGATGCCAACGACCTGGTACAGGATGCCTACCTGAAGGCTTACCGCTTTATCGGCAGCTATGAGCGGGGCAGTAATGCAAAGGCCTGGCTCTTTCGTATCCTGAAGAACAGTTTTATAAACAACTACCGAAAGCAGAGCAAGGAGCCTGGAAAGATAGACTACGAGGAAGCCGAGACTTTTCTGCAAACAGGGAAGGCCGCTTATTCCGACAGCATAGATGGCCGCGAACGCATGTTTCGAGACCTTATCGGAGACGAGGTAACCAAGGCGCTCTCTAGCCTGCCGGTAGATTTTAGAACGGTCATCATCCTGTGCGACATAGAAGAGTTTACCTACGAGGAGATTTCCAAGATTGTAGACATCCCCATCGGCACCGTGCGTAGCCGGCTGCACCGTGCACGTAAGATGCTGCGCGAGGCACTTATGGACTATGCCGTTTCTATGGGCTATGATACGGACGATGAACCCGAAGATGCGTGATACTACCTGCCTGCTATACAAGACGGTGACAACCAAAAAAAGAATGAAATAATGGAAAAGAAATTGGGTCTTAGGGCACCAAATAGCCCCTACAGCGAGCAAGAGTGCGAGGAAATCATCGCGAAACTGGAGGACCTGCTGGATGGCAGGCTGGACGAGGGCCAGTGCGCGGCCTTTGAGGATATGGTGAACAACTGCGAGTACTGCCTGGAGCAGTACCGAATCGAAAAGTCGCTGCGCAGGCTGGTGCGCGAGGGCCTGAACAACGTAGTGATGAGCAACAAGCTGATTGCCTCTATCAAGAATTCCATCCGCTCTATCCGCAGCCAGGGTTAATGAAGCTATTGTCATACAACAACCGCCCAGGCTGCGGTTATATCCTTATCTTTCGGCCTGCAATGAGCCTAAGCGTAGCCTATGGAGTGGTTTGATACCGTAATTGGTTTTTTTCAGGAGGCGGTAAACCCTGAGTCCATCATCAAGTATGGAGGTCTGTGGTTGCTGTTCCTGGTCATATTTGCTGAAACAGGCCTCTTGATTGGCTTCTTTCTTCCGGGCGATAGTTTGCTTTTTACCGCTGGCCTGCTGGCTGCCGACCCCGCCCTTAGTACCACGCATGCCAGCTTTTTCGAGTTCGGCTACTTCAGCGTGTTGTTCTTTATTAGCATATCCGCTGTGGTGGGCGATAATGTGGGCTACTACATTGGCCGCCGGTATGGCCCGCGCATCTTTGTGCGGCCCGAGAGTCGAATCTTTCGGCCCGAGTATGTGCAGATGACCCGCCAGTTTTTTGACAAGCATGGAGCCAAAGCCCTGGTGCTAGGCCGTTTCTTGCCCATCATCCGCACTTTTGCGCCTGTACTGGCAGGCGTGGCGCACCTGGAGTACCGCCGGTTCATGTTCTTCAACCTGCTGGGCGGCCTCCTGTGGGTAGGTGGCCTGGTTAGCCTGGGCTATTGGCTCGGACGGGGCTACCCGGCTATACGCGAATACTACGAGTATATTGTGATTGGCTTCATTGTGGTAACAGCCATTCCCATCGTGCGTTTCTACCTGAGTCAGCGCAAAAAGCCGAAGGAGCCTGCCAAAAGTAAGGCCGACCTGACCAAGGCGTATATGCGCGAGGCCGAAGCCGTGGGCAAGATGGACCTGCGCGAGGATACCGAGAAGGCCGGAGACCTACACGGATGAGGGCACTTGTTCAGCGTGTTACAGAGGCCGGCGTGGTTATATCCGGCAGCCTGCATGGCCAGATAGGCCAGGGCCTGGTGGTACTGCTAGGCATTGAGGAAGCCGACCTGGAAGCAGATGCCACCTGGCTGGCACAAAAGATTTCGCAGCTCCGCATCTTTGCCGACGAGGACGACAAGATGAACCTATCGGTGCAAGACGTAGATGGACAAGTTCTGGTCGTCAGTCAGTTTACCCTACACGCCAGTACGCAGCGGGGCAATAGGCCCAGCTTCATCCGCGCTGCCAAGCCCGAAATAGCCATTCCGCTCTACCAGTTTTTTGTTCAGCAGCTGGGCCAGGGTGTGGCCCAGCCCATAGTTACCGGTGTTTTCGGCGCAGATATGAAGATCCCACTGGTGAACGACGGGCCCGTTACCATCTGGCTGGATAGTAAAAACCGGGAATAGCCCGGCCTGTATAGCCAGCCCTTGGGGGGGCTGTCTGAAAACCGTATGCCCCTAGTATTTGTACAGGTAGTAGGCCAGCTTTACATATTCCGAGAAAACAAAAAGTAACCCATTCTCGGTTTTCCACCAAAGCTCCGGATCATACTGAATGGACGGTGCACCATAGATGGCCAGGTCTATGCCCATTAGCCAGGCCGAGCGCTCGGCTACCAGGCGGATGCGGCGCGTGTGGAAGCGACTGCTAACCAAGCCGATGCGTGTAAGGTGGTGCTGCTGGCAGTAGGCCAGTATAGCCTTCACCTCTTCCTGGGTGCTAGTACCTACGGGTAGCTTTGCCACACTGTTTTCCGGCACCCCCCGGTGCAGGATTGCCTTGCGGGTGAGTGCTGCCTCGGCAGCGGCGCGGCAGTCCAGCACAGCTTCTTGCGGCTCCAGCTCGCCAGTGCAGATAATGCGCCTGCTCACACCTGCCTGATACAGCCTGGCGGCATAGTAGCCCCGCTCTATGGGCCCGCCTGCCAGTACAAACAGTGCCTGGCGGGGGGCCGTAGTGCCCGGCACATCGGTGGCGGCTAGCCAGCCACTCAGGCCCAGCAGCAGCTCCTTCCTCTGGCCCCAGAGCAGGAGCAGCAAGACCAGCCAGCCCACCGGTTTGATCCACTTACGCCATGGCATTTGCAAAGATAGCGCAACTTGGGTGCCCCAGGCACGCTTGCTGTATACGGGTGTGGAGAACCGGAATATTATCAAGCTTCCGTGTGGATGGTTTCGGTGGCCCACTTTCA from Bacteroidota bacterium includes:
- the dtd gene encoding D-aminoacyl-tRNA deacylase, which translates into the protein MRALVQRVTEAGVVISGSLHGQIGQGLVVLLGIEEADLEADATWLAQKISQLRIFADEDDKMNLSVQDVDGQVLVVSQFTLHASTQRGNRPSFIRAAKPEIAIPLYQFFVQQLGQGVAQPIVTGVFGADMKIPLVNDGPVTIWLDSKNRE
- a CDS encoding sigma-70 family RNA polymerase sigma factor, whose protein sequence is MTPEEREQKVKNDRLFEAEMMPHIKSLYHFAFRLAGDEDDANDLVQDAYLKAYRFIGSYERGSNAKAWLFRILKNSFINNYRKQSKEPGKIDYEEAETFLQTGKAAYSDSIDGRERMFRDLIGDEVTKALSSLPVDFRTVIILCDIEEFTYEEISKIVDIPIGTVRSRLHRARKMLREALMDYAVSMGYDTDDEPEDA
- a CDS encoding KUP/HAK/KT family potassium transporter produces the protein MASHNHSRITLGGLLISLGIIYGDIGTSPLYVMKAIVGDQRINQDLVLGGLSCVIWTLTLMTTVKYVIITLRADNKGEGGIFSLYALIRRQKRWLIFPAIIGGATLLADGIITPSISVSSAVEGLRILNPEINTIPIVLVILSLLFFVQQFGTAAIGKSFGPVMLVWFLVLFVLGLYSLLQTPEVLLAVNPVYAWNLLINYPGGFLLLGAVFLCTTGAEALYSDLGHAGRANIRLSWVLVKLCLLVNYLGQGAWLLRHSGQLLEGQNPFFQLMPAWFLPFGILLATLATIIASQALISGSFTLISEAVQLELWPKSKIIYPTEQKGQLYLPGINLLLWIGCLGIVLYFRESEHMEAAYGLAITITMLITTVLLGFYLAKRGTHAALLGPLMVLFLTVEGIFFVSNTHKFMDGGWVSLLIAIALVLVMLIWRRGRILKARYTDYVDLAGYLPMLQELSQDESVSKYSTHLIYLTSAPSNRKVEWKILYSIFRKQPKRADTYWFIHVDVTDDPHTREFEVETLVPGQVFRVNFTLGFRVQPRINLLYRKVVENMIASGEVDILSRYTSLRNHQQAGDFRFIVIDRFLSAENELPFFERIGMKSYFFLKHFTQGDEQSFGLDSSSATVEKVPFIITPPKDFSLKRIQRENTA
- a CDS encoding sterol desaturase family protein produces the protein MFEFFADIFGPLVDIYARELRRPIPNPLIFGVPFFVLFIFVEILFVHRPKRGYRLYNMKDMLGSMGMGAGAILVESFTSTVRLMLFGYLFLLADPLRATLFGYHTIGGGQGLLDLSWAQYWWVWALVIIADDFNFYWHHRFSHTVRVLWAAHIVHHSSEHFNLGSTAIRNGWATILYKPLFWLWMPLVGFHPVAIITALAVNAIYQYFLHIKWMPSWGFVGRWILNSPWLHQIHHSCNVEYMDKNHSGMFIIWDRLFGTYKEHLPRLEPRFGVTHPPASYNPLVIFGHEYAHIWQDVRRAPSLHAAFMYIFGPPGWSHDGSSMTAKQLNEALENKTLRLSDLPPTLQDHFREFHPDLAAAQASEPNKPYKHAVADLTAA
- a CDS encoding YdcF family protein yields the protein MPWRKWIKPVGWLVLLLLLWGQRKELLLGLSGWLAATDVPGTTAPRQALFVLAGGPIERGYYAARLYQAGVSRRIICTGELEPQEAVLDCRAAAEAALTRKAILHRGVPENSVAKLPVGTSTQEEVKAILAYCQQHHLTRIGLVSSRFHTRRIRLVAERSAWLMGIDLAIYGAPSIQYDPELWWKTENGLLFVFSEYVKLAYYLYKY
- a CDS encoding VTT domain-containing protein translates to MEWFDTVIGFFQEAVNPESIIKYGGLWLLFLVIFAETGLLIGFFLPGDSLLFTAGLLAADPALSTTHASFFEFGYFSVLFFISISAVVGDNVGYYIGRRYGPRIFVRPESRIFRPEYVQMTRQFFDKHGAKALVLGRFLPIIRTFAPVLAGVAHLEYRRFMFFNLLGGLLWVGGLVSLGYWLGRGYPAIREYYEYIVIGFIVVTAIPIVRFYLSQRKKPKEPAKSKADLTKAYMREAEAVGKMDLREDTEKAGDLHG